A genomic segment from Lagenorhynchus albirostris chromosome X, mLagAlb1.1, whole genome shotgun sequence encodes:
- the CXHXorf58 gene encoding uncharacterized protein CXorf58 homolog — protein sequence MSHSPQTSVTGVPKSDSPRLGKGHKVHLSNAIKTKGKQQNNKDISAHRIQRVWLSHLDKSMFQLLKCTICAAEHHVTREILKKVSPFEAELVKDPCLKCKVRFRFSGETFPPFIVFKIFLHTEGLGYKYFSGKNLLKPSSEAVVDACKIMGKKKFYHQIMEDERLFQKFKITDEIDIVTLKDYMQYSSLLDKIPASSGGRNNYWRRLNLENIPRTMIMYDIVYYAESGMISNRLKKEMKYLLQRPKTEEMRQHQLQIVSQVRCPSSLSSLQPLYRPYQQQSQIKHLGRRSEQAQMKVEKMKKAYKMAKEKIASAGTQLKMDTPGTKQNETMVFSTPFFDIVKVNELMSDDELEEEEKELFAWCQDLYINNSPSC from the exons ATGAGTCATTCCCCACAGACATCAGTTACTGGTGTCCCCAAATCAGATAGTCCACGCTTGGGAAAAGGTCACAAAGTACATTTGTCAAATGCTataaagacaaagggaaaacaaCA aaataataaagatatttcagCTCACAGGATACAGAGAGTGTGGTTATCTCATCTTGACAAATCAATGTTTCAACTCCTTAAGTGTACAATTTGTGCAGCG GAACATCATGTGACACGTGAAATTTTGAAGAAAGTGAGCCCTTTTGAGGCTGAGCTTGTTAAAGATCCTTGCTTGAAGTGTAAAGTTAGATTCAG ATTTAGTGGCGAAACATTTCCACCTTTCAtcgtgtttaaaatttttcttcatactGAAGGCCTTGGTTACAAGTATTTCAGTGGAAAAAATTTATTAAAGCCGTCAAGTGAG gCTGTGGTTGATGCTTGTAAAATaatggggaaaaagaaattttatcatCAAATTATGGAAGATGAACGTCTTTTCCAGAAGTTCAAAATAACTGATGAAATAGATATTGTCACCCTGAAAGATTACATGCAA TATTCCAGTCTTCTGGATAAGATCCCTGCATCTTCTGGTGGCAGAAATAACTACTGGCGAAGATTAAATCTCGAAAACATTCCTAGGACAATGATAATGTATGACATAGTTTATTATGCGGAGTCTGGAATGATCTCAAACCgtctaaaaaaagaaatgaagtatctATTACAAAGACCAAAAACAGAAGAGATGCGTCAGCACCAGCTACAGATTGTTTCTCAAGTTAG gtGCCCTTCATCCTTATCAAGTCTTCAACCTTTATATCGGCCCTACCAACAGCAAAGTCAAATTAAACACCTGGGACGTCGATCCGAGCAAGCTCAAATGAaagttgaaaaaatgaaaaaagcttATAAGATGGCTAAAGAAAAAATTGCTTCTGCGGGAACT CAACTGAAAATGGACACACCGGGTACAAAGCAAAACGAGACGATGGTCTTCTCCACCCCATTCTTTGACATTGTAAAAGTTAATGAGCTCATGTCAGATGACGAattggaagaagaggaaaaggaattatTTGCCTGGTGTCAAGACTTGTATATTAATAATTCTCCATCATGTTAA